One stretch of Fictibacillus sp. b24 DNA includes these proteins:
- a CDS encoding NUDIX domain-containing protein — MSYPIRVRAGALIIENDAILLIEFDDQNGLHYNLPAGGVEAHESVKEAVKREAKEEASIDVTVGPLAFVYEYAPHLADYRYGETHSLGLMFKCTRDVDTEPSLPGQPDPNQTGVKWIPLCELDSIVLYPRVQKQILAYVQEEANGSYIVEQDLEEYPIIL, encoded by the coding sequence ATGAGCTATCCAATCCGAGTAAGAGCAGGCGCGTTGATTATCGAAAACGACGCGATTTTGTTGATTGAGTTTGATGATCAAAATGGACTTCATTACAACCTGCCTGCGGGTGGTGTTGAAGCACATGAATCCGTGAAGGAAGCGGTAAAACGAGAAGCGAAAGAAGAGGCATCTATTGATGTAACTGTCGGTCCACTCGCATTTGTTTATGAATATGCGCCACACTTGGCGGATTACCGATATGGAGAGACACACTCGTTAGGGCTCATGTTTAAATGCACGCGAGATGTGGACACAGAACCTTCTCTGCCAGGTCAGCCAGATCCGAACCAAACGGGAGTGAAATGGATTCCGTTATGTGAGCTGGATAGCATCGTGTTATATCCAAGAGTACAGAAACAGATTTTGGCGTACGTACAAGAAGAAGCGAATGGTAGTTACATTGTAGAACAAGATTTAGAAGAGTATCCAATTATCTTGTAA